In one Pseudomonas sp. SCA2728.1_7 genomic region, the following are encoded:
- a CDS encoding DUF6124 family protein: protein MIKPTPNPPENPDISPYESLESKKFHEAAERALDHHFKPAVEPHPKRENGLFKLSPGTDAEALMANASEDLLSISVIACDLADDLHGSRRSVALALSRMADGVRLMVEGTLDQIEVRSVAAKP, encoded by the coding sequence ATGATCAAACCAACACCCAATCCCCCAGAAAACCCGGATATTTCGCCCTACGAATCTCTGGAATCAAAGAAATTCCACGAAGCCGCCGAACGCGCCCTCGACCACCATTTCAAACCAGCCGTCGAACCACACCCCAAACGCGAGAACGGCCTCTTCAAACTCTCCCCCGGCACCGACGCCGAAGCCCTCATGGCCAACGCCTCCGAAGACCTCCTGTCCATCAGCGTCATCGCCTGCGACCTCGCCGACGACCTCCACGGCTCCCGCCGTTCGGTGGCACTGGCCCTGAGCAGAATGGCGGACGGGGTGAGATTGATGGTGGAAGGGACGCTCGACCAGATTGAAGTGCGAAGCGTGGCGGCCAAGCCGTAG
- a CDS encoding lysozyme inhibitor LprI family protein: MAEDDCKEITVSAQVDRCVEAARKEADTQLNASYKKLLGRFETQQRRDPEQGKALVAMARESQRAWIKLRDTTCPLEATEIEPGVAAHVTTINNCMARMSLERAAYLDTIVADEPGNVVDLNKVYLSGSQRFGDVVARYVSTFGSPCLTVQILAPNGGWRVLSSKRFCRFEGKAFWTDYADAGFEDHVFAEDGLHVTLSLTELRGLGEKRLACVVPIQREQIKELKCGALEPGA, translated from the coding sequence ATGGCCGAGGACGACTGCAAAGAAATCACCGTGAGTGCTCAGGTCGATCGGTGTGTGGAGGCAGCTCGCAAAGAAGCCGACACGCAACTCAATGCCAGCTACAAGAAACTGCTGGGACGGTTTGAGACTCAACAACGGCGTGACCCTGAGCAGGGTAAGGCGCTGGTCGCCATGGCCAGAGAATCCCAGCGCGCCTGGATCAAGCTACGCGACACCACATGCCCGCTTGAAGCCACGGAAATCGAGCCTGGGGTGGCAGCGCATGTCACGACGATCAACAACTGCATGGCCAGAATGAGTCTGGAGCGTGCGGCTTATCTGGACACGATCGTCGCTGATGAGCCGGGTAATGTGGTTGATCTCAACAAGGTGTACCTGTCCGGCTCCCAGCGCTTCGGCGATGTCGTGGCACGTTATGTCAGCACCTTTGGCAGCCCATGTCTGACGGTCCAAATACTGGCGCCCAACGGCGGTTGGAGGGTGCTGTCCTCCAAGCGGTTCTGCCGTTTCGAGGGCAAGGCATTTTGGACGGATTATGCCGATGCCGGGTTTGAGGATCATGTGTTTGCCGAGGATGGGTTGCACGTGACGCTCAGTTTGACGGAGCTTCGTGGGCTCGGAGAGAAGCGCCTTGCATGTGTGGTTCCGATTCAGCGTGAGCAAATCAAAGAGCTGAAGTGCGGCGCGCTTGAGCCTGGGGCATAA
- a CDS encoding tetratricopeptide repeat protein, protein MNRLLAGSLKWLMIVMSLSASANALSENIQIVGVGGHLVTLKDKTWGRPAAESAVASFTANGKTFPLYVPAVGTETHEAWLSPDKKTLLLLQTLYGVVIGQEGEEIPTEETGCGVISMETGCVLSQPAARFCYGKWKGNRWTSGEEDAPDLVMQTPSPKDLLKQVSNIEMPQSRVEELAFNLRTISPESYMACHPPARNVQAFNDLAFYLAEGGRDELALKFYRGVEAVGKRTVLMLNIADSLWRLDRKDEAQRYYSQYRDAMSADGKTQKIPQRVVERSAIQGMKN, encoded by the coding sequence ATGAACCGTCTTCTCGCGGGCAGTCTTAAGTGGTTGATGATTGTCATGAGCCTGTCAGCTTCAGCCAATGCCTTGTCTGAAAATATTCAGATCGTGGGGGTTGGCGGGCACTTAGTGACGCTGAAGGACAAGACATGGGGCAGGCCTGCTGCGGAGTCGGCGGTTGCCTCGTTTACCGCCAATGGAAAAACGTTTCCCCTCTATGTACCCGCGGTGGGTACTGAGACGCATGAGGCTTGGTTAAGTCCCGACAAGAAAACATTGCTCCTCCTTCAGACTCTGTATGGCGTTGTCATTGGCCAGGAGGGTGAAGAAATCCCGACAGAGGAAACTGGTTGCGGGGTCATTTCAATGGAGACCGGTTGCGTGCTCAGTCAGCCGGCAGCCAGGTTTTGCTACGGCAAGTGGAAGGGCAATCGGTGGACTTCCGGGGAAGAGGATGCGCCTGACCTCGTCATGCAGACGCCGTCTCCAAAGGACTTATTGAAGCAGGTCTCAAATATTGAGATGCCGCAATCTCGCGTGGAAGAACTCGCATTCAATCTTCGCACTATAAGTCCAGAGTCATATATGGCTTGTCACCCACCGGCGCGCAATGTTCAAGCTTTCAACGACCTGGCTTTCTACTTGGCCGAGGGCGGTAGAGATGAGCTGGCGCTGAAGTTTTATCGCGGCGTTGAGGCCGTTGGTAAACGCACGGTACTGATGTTGAACATAGCCGACTCGCTCTGGCGCCTTGATCGCAAAGATGAAGCGCAGCGCTATTACAGCCAGTACCGCGACGCGATGAGCGCCGATGGCAAGACGCAGAAAATACCTCAACGTGTCGTTGAGCGATCCGCCATTCAGGGAATGAAAAATTGA